One Bufo gargarizans isolate SCDJY-AF-19 chromosome 3, ASM1485885v1, whole genome shotgun sequence DNA segment encodes these proteins:
- the LOC122932281 gene encoding uncharacterized protein LOC122932281 isoform X1 translates to MVRTKRLSWQGWRLSGSRVSTSPPRLSAAPLHRFFSKPPIPAAATFRCLCRLFILLIFFRERGDPLLASESLRRVPADDLQIINLSARTLRPEEVEVLRRGLSFVPTTDFSTFAWTKDLHLFCRRLKWHKFFKSSNRDTCRRLGLEETDFGDLQDLVDLNSEHNRTPGTGPFTKLRPKSNRMPPPLSSEHIDIFLQLVTRDLDQLGYVRPRSFNLSVSEMEALRSLERDETIVIKPSDKGGNLVILDSLLYKNMCLDLLKDREGYEILHNNPTVMYLGELKNILDMGLQNKVISTTKYTFLLPVKPLVATFYGLPKVHKGTSPLKGRPIVSGVN, encoded by the coding sequence ATGGTCAGGACAAAGCGGCTATCGTGGCAGGGGTGGAGGCTATCGGGGTCAAGGGTATCAACATCCCCTCCCCGTCTATCAGCCGCCCCCCTCCACCGGTTCTTCTCAAAACCACCAATCCCAGCAGCCGCCACCTTCCGCTGCCTCTGccgcctcttcatcctcctcatcTTTTTTAGAGAAAGGGGTGATCCCTTACTCGCTTCGGAATCGCTAAGAAGGGTACCTGCAGATGATCTCCAAATCATCAATCTCTCTGCCCGGACCCTTCGCcctgaggaggtggaggtcctCAGGCGGGGACTGTCGTTCGTACCCACCACAGACTTTAGTACCTTCGCCTGGActaaggacctccacctcttctGTAGGAGGCTCAAATGGCACAAGTTCTTCAAGAGCTCCAACAGAGACACATGCCGAAGACTGGGCCTGGAAGAGACGGACTTTGGAGACCTGCAGGACCTTGTTGACCTCAATAGTGAACATAACAGAACCCCTGGCACAGGCCCATTTACCAAGCTTAGGCCCAAAAGTAATAGAATGCCACCCCCATTGAGTTCAGAACACATTGATATATTCCTTCAGCTGGTCACACGAGACCTCGACCAGCTAGGATATGTGAGACCTAGATCCTTTAACCTATCAGTTTCGGAGATGGAGGCACTGAGGTCATTGGAGAGGGATGAGACGATCGTGATCAAGCCATCCGATAAGGGTGGCAATCTTGTCATCCTTGACTccttgctgtataaaaatatgtgcCTAGACCTCCTTAAAGATAGAGAGGGCTATGAGATTCTTCATAATAACCCGACTGTAATGTACTTGGGTGAGCTCAAAAATATCTTGGACATGGGTTTACAGAACAAGGTGATCAGCACCACAAAATATACATTTCTCCTGCCAGTGAAACCTTTGGTAGCTACATTCTATGGCCTCCCTAAAGTGCATAAGGGTACCTCTCCCCTCAAAGGCCGTCCAATCGTGTCAGGCGTTAACTAA
- the LOC122932281 gene encoding uncharacterized protein LOC122932281 isoform X2, whose translation MATFLTGTIFTDDLINEARDVFSDRGVPALDQSASGKQVFSDLYTYYKDNIKSWWEIKSLESYLEQKIVPRGLRIRIRPADRISSPGFLVRWEDTLTHNSLSLMKLLLDEERLLFESTSKKLREKIDTALKLKEDPEFARREASLQSAVVRFQTLIKERKHRQFVRDLGDFRENRAYIATQSQVSESEPSSSDVDTSDTESRPKPRYVPSNRGRPDSRRQGGRRWSGQSGYRGRGGGYRGQGYQHPLPVYQPPPSTGSSQNHQSQQPPPSAASAASSSSSSFLEKGVIPYSLRNR comes from the coding sequence ATGGCTACATTCCTAACAGGAACTATCTTTACTGATGATCTGATAAATGAAGCAAGGGACGTCTTCTCGGATAGGGGCGTTCCCGCGCTGGACCAATCAGCATCAGGTAAACAGGTATTTAGTGATCTTTACACCTACTATAAAGACAATATCAAATCCTGGTGGGAGATTAAGTCGCTTGAGAGTTATCTCGAGCAAAAAATTGTACCACGGGGACTCCGTATTCGTATACGGCCCGCTGACAGAATCTCCTCACCAGGATTCTTGGTCAGGTGGGAGGACACCCTGACTCATAACTCCCTGTCTCTTATGAAATTATTGTTGGATGAAGAGAGATTATTATTTGAAAGCACTTCCAAGAAATTAAGGGAAAAAATTGACACGGCCCTTAAACTCAAGGAAGATCCAGAGTTCGCCAGAAGGGAGGCATCTCTACAATCGGCTGTAGTCAGGTTTCAGACGCTCATAAAAGAGCGCAAGCACAGACAATTTGTGCGAGACCTGGGTGATTTTAGAGAAAATCGGGCATATATTGCCACACAGAGTCAGGTGTCTGAATCCGAACCTTCATCTTCGGACGTAGACACGTCTGACACCGAGTCTCGACCAAAACCGCGATACGTGCCTTCGAATCGGGGTCGCCCTGACTCCAGACGACAGGGCGGTCGGCGATGGTCAGGACAAAGCGGCTATCGTGGCAGGGGTGGAGGCTATCGGGGTCAAGGGTATCAACATCCCCTCCCCGTCTATCAGCCGCCCCCCTCCACCGGTTCTTCTCAAAACCACCAATCCCAGCAGCCGCCACCTTCCGCTGCCTCTGccgcctcttcatcctcctcatcTTTTTTAGAGAAAGGGGTGATCCCTTACTCGCTTCGGAATCGCTAA